The region GTTGTAGTTTCTGGGAATTCTCGTCCTGCAATTTACCATAATGACCTCGCCTTTGATTGTGTGAACGTAGATTTCAGGTTCAAGGGCGGAATCCAGCACCGCCAGCAGACACTGATGGATTATGTCCGGTCTGCCCCTCTTTTCTCGATTTTCAATATTTTTCATGGCCTGATGATGTCTGGAATCATCAAGAATCATGGCTCCGGGACTCTTTTTTCTCCTTCTGGCGTCACGCATGATTGTGGGGTGCTTGGAAATTTCTTCAGGAATTGTTTCAAGAGATGCCTCTACAAAAATAAACCTCATGAATGGTGTTTTTGAAAAAGTCGTATTGAAATTTTACGCTTCCCTCACGATACTGACGCATTTTGTCGGGCAGATTTTCTCGCATTTCCTGCATCCAACGCACTTCTCCTGATTTACAGGGAATGGCATCGGTTTTTTGAATTTCCTTCCAAAGAAGCTGAACTCGACCATTCTCCACTCCCAGACACCCTGGTCGCACACATCAATACACTCTCCCGCTCCACCGCATCTCCTCGCATCGAATTCCACTCTGAACATAACTCCTCCGAAAAAGCTATTTGATTAAAAACAGGTTCTGGTTTTGATGGAGGATAACAAAACCGACCTCCTGCAGATAATCGACGAGCTGAAAGACTTTCCAGGCATAATCAGAAAAAGGCATGCAGGACTTTTCAGAGACCTCACATCAGATTTCTTTGGAGAGGATGCAGGGTACTTTGAGCTTGGGGATTATGAGGTGGTGATCACCGCCGACGGAATCTGGCACAGGGTGTTGGAGGCAGACCTGTACTGGGGAGGTTTTGTTTCAATACTCGTGAACATCCACGATATCTACGCAATGGGTGCCAGGCCAGTTATGGCAGTAAATGTCGTTTCGGCGAGAGATGAAAAAAGCCTGCTTGAAATTAAGAGGGGAATGAGAGATGCTGTGAAAAAGTTTGGCGTGAAGATTGTGAAGGGCCACGTCCATCCGGATGCAAGTCAGAATTCTGTGGATGTTGCAATGCTCGGGATTGCGAAGAAAGGAAGGATAATCAGATCAAATGGAGCAAGAGCTGGGGATTGCATTATTGCCGCTGTCGATCTTGAGGGTAGCCCTCACAGACTTCTCCCCCTGAATTTTGACTCCACGAACAAGCCGGGCGAGGTGCTGATACACCAGCTGGATTCAATGGTTGAGCTTGCTGAAAAACAACTTGTTAATGCCGGGAAAGACATAAGCAATGCCGGAATTCTGGGCACTGTGGCAATGATGCTGGAGTCAAGTGGTAAAGGAGGTTACGTTGACCTGAGGAGATTGCCCCTCCCTGAAAACGTCCCTCTGATTCAGTGGCTCAAAACCTATCCTGCCTGCGGGTTTGTTGTTTCTACCGGAAATCCGGACAGGGTTCTTGAGGTGTTCAGGAATCACGGGCTGTGTGCAGAGGTTATTGGCGGGGTTGATAACTCAAACGAGCTGAGGTTGAGAGATGAGATGGATGAAGCCATTTTCTTCGATTTTAGGAAAGAAAGCATCTTCGGCTTAAAGTAATCGAGTGATCAGATAAGTGAGAACATCTCCCAGAAAGAAAGCAATAACATAACCGACTGTAATAAAAATTATGAACGGTATTTGTGGAGTAACCCAGACTTTTTCGACCTTTCCTTCTATTTTTGCTTTTTTGAGGGCCTTGATCGCCGCTCTGTCTGGTTCCACCCCCCTTCTCACCCTCATGAACTCTCCCTTCTCGTTTACGAATTCCAGCAGGGCGTGATGCTCGGGAATGGACTCCGCATCCACTCTCTTCCCTATGAAATAGTAGAACGGGTATTTCCTGAATTCATTCAATCCTTCTTTCAGAAGGTTGCGGATAAGGAAATAGAGGACGAACAGGGGAGCAAATATGACCGCATTGGCAAGGGTTGAGAACGCAAAAGAAAACCCCTTCATCAGGACTGGGAACACAGAGAATGACGGGTAGAATGGGAATGCAACCGAGATTGCCATCAGGGCCTTCGCATCCGCTCCGCCATAAAATCCGAGGCAGTAAAAAACGTATGATATCAGGATGACAAAAACCGCCTGAAAAAGGGCAAGATAGAGTTCGAGTCGGGGATGCGGGTAAAGTACAAGCTCCAGGAACGCAAATGGTAGGAGTGCAGCGAGAAATACCTTCCACACCCTGTTGGGGATTATTCTGCTTCTCCAGTCCAGCCTGCTTGCGTAAATCAGTATTCCAAGGCCTATGAGAAATTTAATGGCCGTTATCTCTTCCATAAATATCTACCATGTCGGAGACTATTGCGCTTGCAGTTTCCCTGTCCCCTGCACCCTTTCCGATGACGAAGACCTCTCCAGCGAGATCCGTCTCCACAAGGAGGGCGTTCAGAGTGCCGTATATTGCAAGTGGGTTGGTCATCTTAATAAGCCTCGGTGAGACCTCAAGTTTGCCCCTGCTGTCCGCTTCGGCAACAAGCCGTATCGTGTACCCTTTCTCGCCCGCAACCTCAAATGCCTCAGGAGTTATGTCCTCTATGCCCACTATCTTCACACTGCTGAACTTTGCATCGAAGGAAAATGCCGTGTTTGCAAGAATTACGAGTTTCGCCCCCGCATCATATCCCTTTACGTCATACTCGGGATTTGCCTCGGCAATTCCAAGCTCCTGTGCTTCACTCAGGATCTGAGAATATGGCATTTTTTCCCTCTCCATTCTGGAGAGTATGTAATTGGTCGTGCCGTTAAGAATCCCCCTCAACCTGAAAATCTGATTGCCTGCAAGCTCTCTCTGTATGAGTTTCACAACTGGCATCGCTCCCCCTACGGTTGCCTCGTAGCCAATCCTTGCCTCGTTCTTCTCGGCAAGCCTGAACAGCTCTCTGAAAGCAACAACGAGGGGACCTTTGTTTGACGTTATCACATCCTTCCCCATGCTGAGGGCCTGTTTGATGTAGCTCAATCCCGGCTCACCTGTAAACACGTCTGTTGGTGTTGTGTCAATCAGAAGATCAAATTCCACATTTTCCATAAGCTCATCAGCTTTCACATCGCTGGGCAGCCTTCCATGTCTGAGTTTGTATTCCACGGCATATTTTAGATCAACATCTCCATGAATCGAGCTTTTTGAATCAGCTATGGCAACAACTTCGAATTTGCCTATTTTTTTCTCGATAAGCTCTCTGTTGTTTGTTAGCGCCCTTGCAACACCTCTTCCCACGTTTCCAAAGCCAAAAATCGCCACCCTAATCATACGCATCCTCGTTTAAAGGTTCTATAACTGTGATGTTCTTATCAGAGCACACCCCCTTGAGGATCTGTATTGCTTCCTTCAGCTCTTTCTTGCCCTTTGCCGAAATTGTGATAAGGGCTGTCGATGGAGCGTTCAGTTTTGGCATCGTTATGTGCATCTCCACGACCTCTGCAAACCCTGAACCGTCTATTCTGTTCACCGTGTCGCTCAGGTCGGTGTGGATTATGTGTCCGATCAGCAGAACGCTTGCAGTCGCCTTAAGCCTCACTTCGTTGAAGCTCCGGATATATATCCCTGACTCTCTGATTCTGCCAATAACCTCGTCGAATCTGTCGGAGTCGATGTCGATCACGAATTCCACCGGTATTCGCTTAAGCGGCGAAATTCTGTGTCTGTCGTGGACTATGCTGATTATGTTCCCTCCGAGACGGGAAATCGGCTCAATAACTCTCAAGAGCTGTCCGGGTTTGTCTTCCAGCTCGACGACAAGTGTTACAATCATCTGTATATTTCAACCCCCTCTTTTTCTGTTCTCTCTCTGAACTTTTCCATCAGCATTTTAGTAATTTTTCCGGGCTTACCGTCACCAACAGTCCTGCCGTCTATATATGTTACGGGTGCTATCTCCGCAGCAGTGCCAGTAACGAAAATCTCATCAGCCGAATACAGGTCAAACAGTCCGATATTTGCCTCTCTGAACGGGATTTCCAGCTCATTGATCAGCTCTATTACAACCTGTCTTGTTATGCCCTTCAGGTTGTTTAGGGTTGGAGGAGTTGTAATCGTGCCGTTCTTCACAATGAAGATGTTGTCTCCACTCCCCTCCGAGATGTATCCATTGTGGTCGAGGAATATGGCCTCATCTCCGCCCTTGGCGTTTGCCTCAATCTTGGCGAGGATGTTGTTCAGGTAGTTCAGGGACTTGATGTTTGGTGGCAATGAATCTATTGCATTTCTTCTTATTGCCACTGTAATGGCCTTCAGGCCCTTTTCATACAGATCTCCGTAGAGCTTTCCCCATGGCTTTGTTATAATTATCACATTTGGATTGGGGCACTTTCTCGGATCCAGACCGAGGTCTCCGGCACCTCTCGTCACGATCGGTCTTATGTACGCATCTCTCAAATTGTTCCTTCTCAGCGTTTCGAGAACTGCCTCAGCAAACTCTTCCTTGCTCAGGGGAATTTTTAAATCAATGACCCTCGCACAGTCGTAAAGCCGGTCAATATGTTCGTGGAGTTTGAAAACTTTTCCGTTATATGCTCTTATTCCCTCAAAAACTCCGTCTCCATACAGAAAACCGTGATCAAAGACACTCACCTTTGCCTGACTTTCCGGAACGAACTCGCCATTCATGTAAACGAGCAACTCGCTCATGCTACCCCCCGCCAACCTTGTCAGTATGTATCAAATAAATCTTTCGAATCCAGAGACACGGTATTTCTGTGGATTTAAGACAGGCTTTAAACGAAGGGTTGGTACAGGTATTTGACAGGACATTCTGGATAATGTCGCCAGATCTCTGTTGTCCAAACATCCCCCGTAATCGCAATATATTAATGTCCTGCAAACAATAAATTACCATGTTAAATCTCCTCATTGATTTTGTGAGAGACCTTGCCAGAAAATATGAGATAGGCAAGGTCATACTTGTATCTGATGCAGACATTGAATTTGACGATATTGAGGTTATAAAAGCTCCAAGAAGCTATATAGAGGCGGTTAAAAACACATTTGCAGTTACAAGCTCATGCGGGCTGACGGAAAGCATAATGACGATCCCCGGAATATCCGAATTCGTTGAGGCATATCTTGAGGCGAGGGGCTATGACTCAAAAGCCATAGTCTGTGTGTATCTCCCCAACCTCAAGGGGGCGTTTGTTATAGATGGGGAGAGCAAGCTGAGCAGAATATTAAAGGAATGCTCGGAATATGTACACCCTGAGGCGCTGAGGTCGGCTCTTGGTGTTGCACTCACAATTGCATTTAAGGGCAGGGAAGGAAAGAAAATCGGCACAGCATTCGTCATAGGGGACCCTGAAAATGTCCTTAAGAGGTCGAGGCAGATTGTCATCAACCCGTACGAGGGACATCCTCCTGAAAAAAGAGACGTGAAAAATCCAGACAACTGGGAGAGCATTATGGAGTTTGCTCAGCTTGATGGAGTCTTCGTTCTCGACTCAAATGGAATAATTCTCTCCGCCGGAAGGTATCTCGATATTGAGGGCGAGATATCTCTGAAATACGGTCTCGGTGGAAGGCATATTGCCTGTGCGTCAATAACCAAATCCACAAAAAGCATAGCAATTGTTGTGTCAGGCAGCGGGGGAGACATAACGATCTTCAAGGATGGAGAAGCTGTCATCGAAATACCGGTTTCGATGATGTAGCAAACCCACACAATACTTTTAATTTTATCAGCCGAGAATGGAATATGCTCAAGAATATTCCATACAGGGACGATCATGTTGAAAGGTATCTTTACTCCCACGACATCTCTGCTCCGCCGCTAATTTCGAGATTCTTTAAAAAAGCTGATGGGATTTTTCAGCCAGAGTGTGATGAAGACGTCGCTGAGATTTTAAAGCTGTCAAAAACCAGTAAAAAACCGGTGATTCCGAGAGGTTCGGCTACATCGGGATACGGCGGGACAATTCCTGTCAAAGGTGGCTATGTTGTTGATTTCTCGAGAATGGATGGGTTTGAGATTGATGAGGAAAAGAAACTCCTCATTGCTGAACCCGGTGCCGTGTGGTGGGATGTTGAGGAGAAGCTGAACAGAAAGGGTCTCACTCTCAGAGTTTACCCAACAAGTGCCCCTTCTTCCACGGTTGGAGGGTGGATTGCCCAGAATGGATATGGAGTGGGGAGCCTGAAGTATGGAAGCATAGCCGAAAACGTTGAAAGGCTGAGAGTTGCGGACTTTGAAGGAATAAAGGAGACAGGGAGTATAGAGTTCTACGCCGGGCTTGAAGGAACGACTGGCATAATCACAAAAGCGTGGGTAAAGGTTAAAGATCTGGAAGATCTCAGATACTACGCTTTTCACGTGGATGCCGGCAGGGCTGCAAAGCTCGCCCATTCTGGAGACCATTATTCAGCTTTATTTCTCAGCAGAGAGTATGTGAAAATGAAAAATCAGGTTTTCGATGATCAGATTCCTGAAAAAGATACTCTCGTCATAGCCACGACAGAGAGTATGAATGGAGATGAAGCCCTCGGCGAGGAGATCTGGGAGACCAGATTTTATCCGATGAGGATTAAAAGACTGGGGCCGGGGATAATTCCTGCTGAAGTCCTCATACCCGGAAACAGACTTGGAGAATACCTTTCGAAAATCTCCGGGTTTGGTGCGGGGAGTGAGGTGTGGTTTCTGAACAATGGTATGTGCTCGGTCCTCTCTTTCTTGCCTTACGACGAGAGGAAAACGGGATATGCTCTGAAATGGAGGTTCAGTATCAAAGCCCTGAAAATAGCGAAAAAACTTGGTGGAAAAAGTTACTCTTCGGGTCTTTACCTCAGCAAAGAATCCCCCATGCTCTACGCACCGTTTGACGAATTGAGGAGGTACAAGAAGAAAATAGACCCTGAAAATCTCCTCAACCCTTTAAAGGTTTTTCCTGAAGGATTCATGCCCTTCATTATGGCCCTGGCGGAGGTGTTCTCATGAAAATCACCAGCAGACTCATTGAGGATGAGGCTTTCGTTTGCGTTCAGTGCCATTACTGCAGGGTCTGCCCCGCATATCAGGCGATAAAGTGGGAGAGCGTATCGCCGAGGGGAAGGATCTATCTGCTCAGAGGGGTGCTGAAAGGGGAAATTGAGCCTGATAGTACTGCTGTCGAGGATTTTTACAGGTGCACCACCTGTGGGGCCTGTGAGACTGTATGTCAGACATCCATCCCTCTCGTGGATGTGCTGGAGATGGCAAGAGCCGAGTTTGTTGAAGCGGGAAAAGCCCCATTGCCGGTTCACAAAAAGCTCAGAGATGTGGCTGAAAAAAACTGGAATCCATACGGAGAGGAGAGGGGGGAACGAGCTAAATGGGCCTCGAAATACAGCTTTAAAGGCAAATCAGA is a window of Geoglobus acetivorans DNA encoding:
- a CDS encoding 4Fe-4S dicluster domain-containing protein; translation: MFRVEFDARRCGGAGECIDVCDQGVWEWRMVEFSFFGRKFKKPMPFPVNQEKCVGCRKCEKICPTKCVSIVREA
- a CDS encoding AIR synthase related protein, with translation MEDNKTDLLQIIDELKDFPGIIRKRHAGLFRDLTSDFFGEDAGYFELGDYEVVITADGIWHRVLEADLYWGGFVSILVNIHDIYAMGARPVMAVNVVSARDEKSLLEIKRGMRDAVKKFGVKIVKGHVHPDASQNSVDVAMLGIAKKGRIIRSNGARAGDCIIAAVDLEGSPHRLLPLNFDSTNKPGEVLIHQLDSMVELAEKQLVNAGKDISNAGILGTVAMMLESSGKGGYVDLRRLPLPENVPLIQWLKTYPACGFVVSTGNPDRVLEVFRNHGLCAEVIGGVDNSNELRLRDEMDEAIFFDFRKESIFGLK
- a CDS encoding A24 family peptidase C-terminal domain-containing protein, with protein sequence MEEITAIKFLIGLGILIYASRLDWRSRIIPNRVWKVFLAALLPFAFLELVLYPHPRLELYLALFQAVFVILISYVFYCLGFYGGADAKALMAISVAFPFYPSFSVFPVLMKGFSFAFSTLANAVIFAPLFVLYFLIRNLLKEGLNEFRKYPFYYFIGKRVDAESIPEHHALLEFVNEKGEFMRVRRGVEPDRAAIKALKKAKIEGKVEKVWVTPQIPFIIFITVGYVIAFFLGDVLTYLITRLL
- a CDS encoding homoserine dehydrogenase, giving the protein MIRVAIFGFGNVGRGVARALTNNRELIEKKIGKFEVVAIADSKSSIHGDVDLKYAVEYKLRHGRLPSDVKADELMENVEFDLLIDTTPTDVFTGEPGLSYIKQALSMGKDVITSNKGPLVVAFRELFRLAEKNEARIGYEATVGGAMPVVKLIQRELAGNQIFRLRGILNGTTNYILSRMEREKMPYSQILSEAQELGIAEANPEYDVKGYDAGAKLVILANTAFSFDAKFSSVKIVGIEDITPEAFEVAGEKGYTIRLVAEADSRGKLEVSPRLIKMTNPLAIYGTLNALLVETDLAGEVFVIGKGAGDRETASAIVSDMVDIYGRDNGH
- a CDS encoding ACT domain-containing protein; protein product: MIVTLVVELEDKPGQLLRVIEPISRLGGNIISIVHDRHRISPLKRIPVEFVIDIDSDRFDEVIGRIRESGIYIRSFNEVRLKATASVLLIGHIIHTDLSDTVNRIDGSGFAEVVEMHITMPKLNAPSTALITISAKGKKELKEAIQILKGVCSDKNITVIEPLNEDAYD
- the ilvE gene encoding branched-chain-amino-acid transaminase; the protein is MSELLVYMNGEFVPESQAKVSVFDHGFLYGDGVFEGIRAYNGKVFKLHEHIDRLYDCARVIDLKIPLSKEEFAEAVLETLRRNNLRDAYIRPIVTRGAGDLGLDPRKCPNPNVIIITKPWGKLYGDLYEKGLKAITVAIRRNAIDSLPPNIKSLNYLNNILAKIEANAKGGDEAIFLDHNGYISEGSGDNIFIVKNGTITTPPTLNNLKGITRQVVIELINELEIPFREANIGLFDLYSADEIFVTGTAAEIAPVTYIDGRTVGDGKPGKITKMLMEKFRERTEKEGVEIYR
- a CDS encoding diadenylate cyclase, with translation MLNLLIDFVRDLARKYEIGKVILVSDADIEFDDIEVIKAPRSYIEAVKNTFAVTSSCGLTESIMTIPGISEFVEAYLEARGYDSKAIVCVYLPNLKGAFVIDGESKLSRILKECSEYVHPEALRSALGVALTIAFKGREGKKIGTAFVIGDPENVLKRSRQIVINPYEGHPPEKRDVKNPDNWESIMEFAQLDGVFVLDSNGIILSAGRYLDIEGEISLKYGLGGRHIACASITKSTKSIAIVVSGSGGDITIFKDGEAVIEIPVSMM
- a CDS encoding FAD-binding protein, which produces MLKNIPYRDDHVERYLYSHDISAPPLISRFFKKADGIFQPECDEDVAEILKLSKTSKKPVIPRGSATSGYGGTIPVKGGYVVDFSRMDGFEIDEEKKLLIAEPGAVWWDVEEKLNRKGLTLRVYPTSAPSSTVGGWIAQNGYGVGSLKYGSIAENVERLRVADFEGIKETGSIEFYAGLEGTTGIITKAWVKVKDLEDLRYYAFHVDAGRAAKLAHSGDHYSALFLSREYVKMKNQVFDDQIPEKDTLVIATTESMNGDEALGEEIWETRFYPMRIKRLGPGIIPAEVLIPGNRLGEYLSKISGFGAGSEVWFLNNGMCSVLSFLPYDERKTGYALKWRFSIKALKIAKKLGGKSYSSGLYLSKESPMLYAPFDELRRYKKKIDPENLLNPLKVFPEGFMPFIMALAEVFS